Proteins from a single region of Chlamydia buteonis:
- a CDS encoding rod shape-determining protein translates to MSPHRSLFKIKNLSNRLYNKTLGRFDKVFNFFSGNVGIDLGTANTLVYVRGRGIVLSEPSVVAVDAQTHTVLAVGHKAKAMLGKTPRKIMAVRPMKDGVIADFEIAEGMLKALIKRVTPSRSMFRPRILIAVPSGITGVEKRAVEDSALHAGAQEVILIEEPMAAAIGVDLPVHEPAASMIIDIGGGTTEIAIISLGGIVESRSLRIAGDEFDECIINYMRRTYNLMIGPRTAEEIKITIGSAYPLGDHELEMEVRGRDQVAGLPITKRINSVEIRECLAEPIQQIIECVRLTLEKCPPELSADLVERGMVLAGGGALIKGLDKALSKNTGLSVITAPHPLLAVCLGTGKALEHLDQFKKRKGNMV, encoded by the coding sequence ATGAGCCCACATCGAAGCTTATTTAAAATTAAAAATCTGTCTAATCGCTTGTACAACAAGACTCTAGGTCGTTTTGATAAAGTTTTCAACTTTTTTTCTGGTAATGTTGGCATCGATTTAGGAACAGCGAACACTTTAGTTTATGTTCGTGGCCGCGGTATTGTGCTCAGTGAGCCTTCTGTAGTCGCTGTAGATGCTCAAACTCACACGGTTCTTGCTGTTGGTCATAAAGCTAAGGCTATGTTGGGGAAAACCCCACGTAAGATAATGGCTGTTCGTCCGATGAAGGACGGTGTGATTGCAGATTTTGAAATAGCGGAAGGAATGTTAAAAGCGTTAATCAAGCGTGTTACTCCTTCTCGTAGCATGTTTCGTCCAAGAATTTTAATCGCTGTTCCTTCTGGGATTACCGGAGTGGAAAAACGAGCTGTTGAAGACTCGGCTTTACATGCTGGAGCTCAGGAAGTGATTTTGATAGAAGAGCCGATGGCTGCAGCTATTGGTGTCGATCTTCCTGTTCATGAGCCTGCTGCGAGTATGATTATTGATATCGGTGGTGGGACTACCGAGATAGCTATTATCTCTTTAGGAGGGATAGTAGAATCACGTTCTTTACGTATTGCTGGGGATGAGTTTGATGAGTGTATTATCAATTACATGCGTCGTACTTATAATCTTATGATAGGCCCCCGTACAGCTGAAGAAATTAAGATTACTATTGGTTCTGCGTATCCTTTAGGAGATCATGAGCTTGAAATGGAAGTTCGTGGTCGTGATCAGGTTGCGGGGTTGCCTATTACAAAAAGGATTAATTCTGTAGAAATTCGTGAATGTTTAGCAGAGCCTATCCAACAAATTATTGAATGCGTCCGTTTAACTTTAGAGAAATGTCCTCCAGAGCTGTCTGCTGATTTAGTTGAACGTGGAATGGTATTAGCGGGTGGCGGGGCTTTAATCAAAGGTCTCGACAAGGCTTTAAGTAAAAACACAGGACTTTCGGTAATTACAGCACCTCATCCTTTACTTGCTGTTTGTTTAGGCACAGGGAAGGCTTTAGAACACCTAGATCAATTCAAGAAACGCAAAGGGAATATGGTATGA